The following coding sequences lie in one Saccharopolyspora hordei genomic window:
- a CDS encoding NUDIX hydrolase: MSDGSWSPPAVLLAVDLVILTLRNSALHVLLVERGVEPFAGDQALPGGFLNNAGEDILDAAQRELREEADLDPSRLHLEQLGTYGAPGRDPRGRVVSVAYLAIAPGLPEPVAGTDAAGASWVLADDVLAGCVKVAFDHRRIVADGVERARRKLEHTSLATAFCGETFTISELQQVYEAVWGVHLDPRNFYRKVQKVSGFILPAGGERKTTGGRPARLFRAGPRAVLHPPLVRPEPPSDDEGDR; this comes from the coding sequence ATGTCGGATGGGTCTTGGTCGCCTCCAGCCGTGTTGCTCGCCGTGGATCTGGTCATCTTGACGTTGCGGAACTCTGCGCTCCACGTGCTCTTGGTCGAGCGTGGTGTGGAGCCGTTCGCTGGTGATCAGGCGTTGCCCGGTGGGTTCCTGAACAACGCGGGGGAAGACATCCTCGACGCTGCTCAGCGGGAGCTGCGCGAGGAAGCTGATCTGGACCCGTCGCGGCTGCACCTGGAGCAGCTGGGGACCTACGGGGCTCCCGGTCGTGATCCGCGCGGTCGGGTCGTGTCCGTGGCCTACCTGGCGATCGCACCTGGGTTGCCCGAGCCGGTGGCGGGTACCGACGCGGCAGGGGCTTCCTGGGTGCTCGCCGACGACGTCCTGGCCGGGTGCGTGAAGGTGGCGTTCGACCACCGGCGGATCGTGGCCGACGGGGTGGAGCGCGCGCGGCGCAAGCTGGAGCACACGTCGTTGGCCACCGCGTTCTGCGGCGAGACCTTCACGATCTCGGAGCTGCAACAGGTCTACGAGGCGGTGTGGGGCGTGCACCTCGACCCCCGCAACTTCTACCGCAAGGTCCAGAAGGTCTCGGGTTTCATCCTCCCGGCCGGGGGAGAACGCAAGACCACGGGAGGACGCCCCGCGCGGTTGTTCCGAGCTGGGCCCAGGGCAGTGCTGCACCCGCCGCTGGTACGACCCGAACCACCGAGCGACGACGAGGGTGACCGATGA
- a CDS encoding class II aldolase/adducin family protein, translated as MSSSRLAEQRGEVIAIAQRMTADRLVVGTSGNVSVRCGDLVAVTPSGVDYDDLRVDDIPLVTLDGEVVEGELKPTSELPMHLTAYREHGAGAVVHTHSLHATALSLLRDEVPAVHYQLAEFGGAVRVAEYATFGSPELAESMSKALTDRGGCILRNHGTVTIAETLPKAYNRARQLEWLCELWLTATRVGEPSLLSEEELARCAEQFSRYGQQPR; from the coding sequence GTGAGCAGTTCGCGACTGGCCGAGCAGCGCGGCGAGGTCATCGCCATCGCGCAGCGCATGACGGCGGACCGGCTGGTGGTGGGCACCTCCGGCAACGTGTCGGTGCGCTGCGGCGACCTGGTGGCGGTGACGCCGTCCGGCGTCGACTACGACGACCTCCGGGTCGACGACATCCCGTTGGTGACCCTGGACGGCGAGGTGGTCGAGGGGGAGCTCAAGCCCACCTCGGAGCTGCCGATGCACCTCACCGCCTACCGCGAGCACGGTGCTGGCGCGGTGGTGCACACGCACTCGCTGCACGCGACGGCGTTGTCGCTGCTGCGCGACGAGGTCCCGGCCGTGCACTACCAGCTGGCGGAGTTCGGCGGCGCGGTGCGGGTGGCGGAGTACGCGACGTTCGGCAGCCCCGAGCTCGCCGAGTCGATGTCGAAGGCGCTGACCGACCGCGGCGGCTGCATCCTGCGCAACCACGGCACGGTCACCATCGCCGAGACCCTGCCGAAGGCCTACAACCGGGCCCGCCAGCTGGAGTGGCTGTGCGAGCTCTGGCTGACCGCGACGCGGGTCGGCGAACCGAGCCTGCTCAGCGAGGAGGAGCTGGCCCGCTGCGCGGAGCAGTTCTCCCGGTACGGCCAGCAACCCCGCTGA
- a CDS encoding ribose-5-phosphate isomerase, translating to MTEHAPLRIVVGSDDAGLQYKDALKKDLENDARVSDVVDVGVGSDEHTAYPHVAVNAARLVAEGKADRALLVCGTGLGVAISANKVPGIRAVTAHDSYSVERSVLSNNAQVLCFGQRVVGLELARKLTSEWLGYHFDEASPSAEKVAAITGYESASDVPGVSC from the coding sequence GTGACAGAGCACGCGCCGCTGCGCATCGTGGTCGGCTCCGACGACGCGGGGCTGCAGTACAAGGACGCGCTGAAGAAGGACCTGGAGAACGACGCGCGGGTCTCCGACGTGGTCGACGTGGGCGTGGGTTCCGACGAGCACACCGCCTACCCGCACGTGGCGGTCAACGCCGCGCGGCTGGTCGCCGAGGGCAAGGCGGACCGGGCGCTGCTGGTGTGCGGCACCGGGCTCGGCGTGGCCATCAGCGCGAACAAGGTGCCGGGGATCCGCGCGGTCACCGCGCACGACAGCTACTCGGTGGAGCGGTCGGTGCTGAGCAACAACGCCCAGGTGCTGTGCTTCGGCCAGCGCGTGGTGGGGCTGGAGCTGGCTCGCAAGCTCACGTCCGAGTGGCTGGGCTACCACTTCGACGAGGCGTCGCCGTCGGCTGAGAAGGTGGCTGCGATCACCGGTTACGAGTCGGCGTCGGACGTTCCCGGCGTCTCCTGTTGA
- a CDS encoding dihydroxyacetone kinase family protein, which produces MTRLYDDPATFTEDMVTGFVAAHPGYVRQVPGGVVRAKRPRRGKVAVVTGGGSGHYPAFCGVVGQGFADGAVIGNIFTSPSADDAYSVGRAVDRGAGVVFSFGNYAGDNMNFGLAVERLERDGIRAHNVVVTDDVASAPAAEQNKRRGVVGDFVVFKIASAAAEEGYDFDEVVRVAEHANARTRSLGVAFDGCTLPGQGTPLFEVPEGRMGLGLGIHGEPGVSERELPSASELAKILVDGLLAEAPETGSRRVTAILNGLGATKYEELFVVWGTVARLLAEAGVEVVAPEVGELVTSLDMAGCSLTLTWLDDELERLWQAPADTPAYRKGTVELSEADAEADDEELPELPEEVAAVAPAEGQATAATVVRGLRAVADLLRDEEEELGRLDAIAGDGDHGRGMTRGSSAAVEAAEAAAARGVGPAAVLVAAGDAWAAKAGGTSGVLWGAALRSFGDLLPDDRPALPGDLAAGASAALASVQRLGRAELGDKTLVDAMVPFVETLRREVDGGASGPEAWARAAEEATKAAKGTADLRPRTGRARPLAERSVGTPDPGATSLALVLTRIGEVLAGDRKDGQK; this is translated from the coding sequence ATGACGCGCTTGTACGACGACCCGGCGACGTTCACCGAGGACATGGTGACCGGTTTCGTGGCCGCGCACCCCGGTTACGTCCGTCAGGTGCCGGGCGGTGTGGTGCGGGCCAAGCGGCCGCGGCGCGGCAAGGTCGCCGTGGTCACCGGTGGTGGGTCCGGGCACTACCCGGCGTTCTGCGGTGTGGTGGGGCAGGGTTTCGCCGATGGTGCGGTCATCGGCAACATCTTCACCTCGCCCTCGGCGGACGACGCCTACTCGGTGGGCCGGGCGGTGGACCGCGGCGCCGGGGTGGTGTTCTCCTTCGGCAACTACGCCGGGGACAACATGAACTTCGGCCTCGCCGTGGAGCGGTTGGAGCGCGACGGGATCCGCGCGCACAACGTGGTGGTCACCGATGACGTGGCCAGCGCCCCGGCGGCCGAGCAGAACAAGCGGCGCGGCGTGGTCGGCGACTTCGTGGTGTTCAAGATCGCCTCGGCGGCTGCGGAGGAGGGCTACGACTTCGACGAGGTGGTGCGGGTCGCCGAGCACGCCAACGCGCGCACCCGCAGCCTGGGCGTGGCCTTCGACGGGTGCACGCTGCCCGGCCAGGGCACCCCGCTGTTCGAGGTGCCGGAGGGGCGGATGGGCCTCGGGTTGGGCATCCACGGCGAGCCGGGCGTGTCGGAGCGGGAGCTGCCGTCGGCCTCGGAGCTGGCGAAGATCCTGGTCGACGGGCTGCTCGCGGAAGCGCCGGAGACCGGGTCCCGCCGGGTGACGGCGATCCTCAACGGCCTGGGCGCCACCAAGTACGAAGAGCTGTTCGTGGTGTGGGGCACGGTGGCGCGGCTGCTGGCCGAGGCCGGCGTGGAGGTCGTCGCGCCGGAGGTCGGCGAGCTGGTGACCAGCCTGGACATGGCGGGCTGCTCGCTGACGCTGACCTGGCTGGACGACGAGCTGGAGCGGTTGTGGCAGGCCCCGGCGGACACGCCCGCCTACCGCAAGGGCACCGTCGAGCTCTCCGAGGCGGACGCGGAGGCGGACGACGAGGAGCTGCCGGAGCTGCCCGAGGAGGTGGCGGCGGTGGCCCCCGCGGAGGGGCAGGCGACCGCGGCCACGGTGGTGCGGGGCCTGCGCGCGGTCGCGGACCTGCTGCGGGACGAGGAAGAGGAGCTGGGCCGCCTCGACGCGATCGCCGGCGACGGCGACCACGGCCGGGGCATGACGCGCGGCAGCTCGGCGGCGGTCGAGGCCGCGGAGGCAGCCGCGGCCCGCGGTGTCGGTCCGGCCGCGGTGCTGGTCGCCGCCGGTGACGCGTGGGCCGCCAAGGCCGGCGGCACCTCGGGCGTGCTGTGGGGCGCGGCGCTGCGGTCGTTCGGCGACCTGCTGCCCGACGACCGTCCCGCGCTGCCGGGCGACCTGGCCGCCGGGGCGTCCGCGGCACTGGCCTCGGTGCAGCGGCTGGGGCGCGCGGAACTCGGCGACAAGACGTTGGTCGACGCGATGGTGCCCTTCGTCGAGACCCTGCGCCGCGAGGTCGACGGCGGCGCGAGCGGGCCGGAGGCCTGGGCGCGGGCGGCGGAGGAGGCCACGAAGGCGGCGAAGGGGACCGCGGACCTGCGGCCCCGCACCGGTCGCGCCCGACCGCTGGCCGAGCGCAGCGTCGGCACGCCGGACCCCGGCGCGACGTCGCTGGCGCTCGTGCTGACCCGGATCGGCGAGGTGCTCGCCGGCGACAGGAAGGACGGACAGAAGTGA
- a CDS encoding FGGY-family carbohydrate kinase — translation MIIGVDVGTSVTKASLLSRDGTAVVTHSMRSTLHRLPGGRVEQDLDEVIGSVVRVVREVAAVAESTGEAVEALAITGQGDGLWLRDHQGQQVGPAISWLDARAADVLDGWEKSGVQREVFGLTGSGMFPGSAGPLLAHLAEHAPERLERAAVAGYCVDAIVQRFTGEITVDASDASLPFLDVTARSYSQEALEACGIAEHRRLLAEPAPPGTLFALDGRAAKELGLPAGLPVSAGPFDLPACAFGSGVSDVGDGSLVIGTTLGCQVLRDEFVVDPQGEVAGMWLATPLPERYLRVMPAMVGTANLDWVLAMVGAGVDQLETLLASSQPGAGGVSALSFLSTSGERAPFVAPHARGQFTGLSLDTKQADLVRAMCEGVAYAARHNLESAGLTGEVSACGGGARSRAWSQIFADVLGRPLHVPHEEGVGARGAAMTAWDSLGQPVDRERWAAARRTVQPHPKAVEFYERGYREYLDSIERARPHWGASS, via the coding sequence ATGATCATCGGGGTCGACGTCGGCACGTCGGTGACCAAGGCGTCCCTGCTCAGCCGCGACGGGACCGCCGTGGTCACGCACAGCATGCGCAGCACCCTCCACCGGCTGCCCGGTGGGCGGGTCGAGCAGGACCTCGACGAGGTCATCGGCTCCGTGGTCCGCGTGGTGCGGGAGGTCGCCGCCGTCGCCGAGAGCACCGGCGAGGCGGTCGAGGCCCTGGCCATCACCGGCCAGGGCGACGGCCTGTGGCTGCGGGACCACCAGGGCCAGCAGGTCGGCCCGGCGATCTCCTGGCTGGACGCCCGCGCCGCCGACGTCCTGGACGGCTGGGAGAAGTCCGGTGTGCAGCGGGAGGTCTTCGGGCTCACCGGCTCCGGGATGTTCCCCGGCTCGGCGGGACCGCTGCTCGCGCACCTCGCCGAGCACGCCCCGGAGCGGCTGGAGCGGGCCGCGGTCGCCGGCTACTGCGTGGACGCGATCGTGCAGCGCTTCACCGGTGAGATCACCGTGGACGCCTCCGACGCCTCGCTGCCGTTCCTGGACGTGACCGCGCGCAGCTACTCGCAGGAGGCGCTGGAGGCGTGCGGCATCGCCGAGCACCGGCGGCTGCTGGCCGAACCGGCGCCGCCGGGCACGCTGTTCGCGCTGGACGGCCGGGCCGCCAAGGAACTCGGGCTGCCCGCCGGGCTGCCGGTGTCGGCCGGTCCGTTCGACCTGCCGGCCTGCGCCTTCGGGTCCGGTGTCAGCGACGTCGGCGACGGCAGCCTCGTCATCGGCACCACGCTGGGCTGCCAGGTGCTGCGCGACGAGTTCGTCGTCGACCCGCAGGGCGAGGTCGCGGGCATGTGGCTGGCCACCCCGCTGCCAGAGCGCTACCTGCGGGTGATGCCGGCGATGGTCGGCACCGCGAACCTGGACTGGGTGCTGGCCATGGTCGGCGCCGGGGTGGACCAGCTGGAGACGCTGCTGGCCAGCAGCCAGCCCGGCGCCGGGGGTGTCTCGGCGCTGTCGTTCCTGTCCACGTCCGGCGAGCGTGCACCGTTCGTGGCGCCGCACGCGCGCGGCCAGTTCACCGGGCTGTCGCTGGACACCAAGCAGGCCGACCTGGTGCGCGCGATGTGCGAGGGGGTGGCCTACGCGGCCCGGCACAACCTCGAGTCGGCCGGGCTGACCGGCGAGGTCTCGGCCTGCGGTGGCGGGGCGCGGTCGCGGGCGTGGAGCCAGATCTTCGCCGACGTGCTGGGGCGTCCGCTGCACGTGCCCCACGAGGAGGGCGTGGGCGCGCGCGGCGCGGCCATGACCGCGTGGGACTCGCTGGGCCAGCCGGTGGACCGCGAGCGGTGGGCCGCGGCGCGGCGGACCGTGCAGCCCCACCCGAAGGCGGTGGAGTTCTACGAACGCGGCTACCGCGAGTACCTGGATTCGATCGAACGCGCCCGCCCGCACTGGGGCGCGAGCTCCTGA
- a CDS encoding 2-hydroxyacid dehydrogenase, with amino-acid sequence MTSVLAAGDHFVAPELFVDALRSSAGEHDLQFSTLKLPWPVEPFGPVGNVREASGTEQQLLDALGDAEVVATQMAPFTADVLAAAPNLKFVGVCRGGPVNVDLQAATDNGVIVSYAPGRNAAAAAEFAVGLMLAALRRIPGSDAELKSGNWRGDYYAYENAGIELDGATVGLVGYGAIGKIVARVLKAFGSRVLVADPFVKAEDAARDGVELVALDDLLRRSSVVSLHARLTPETENLLNADNLELLPDGAVLVNSARGGLLDYQPLPEMLKSGRLGALAVDVYDIEPPPREWPLFDAPNVITTPHLAGATRQTAHRAAQIVAGEVARFLDGARPRFVANPDVLAQFEGLRP; translated from the coding sequence ATGACCAGCGTTCTGGCTGCAGGCGACCACTTCGTCGCCCCCGAGCTGTTCGTCGACGCGCTGCGCAGCAGCGCGGGTGAGCACGACCTGCAGTTCAGCACCCTGAAGCTGCCGTGGCCGGTGGAGCCGTTCGGCCCGGTCGGCAACGTGCGGGAAGCCAGCGGCACCGAGCAGCAGCTGCTCGACGCGCTGGGCGACGCCGAGGTCGTCGCCACCCAGATGGCCCCCTTCACCGCCGACGTGCTGGCCGCCGCCCCGAACCTGAAGTTCGTCGGCGTCTGCCGCGGCGGGCCGGTCAACGTCGACCTGCAGGCCGCCACCGACAACGGCGTCATCGTCAGCTACGCCCCGGGCCGCAACGCCGCTGCCGCCGCCGAGTTCGCCGTCGGGCTGATGCTGGCGGCGCTGCGCCGCATCCCCGGTTCCGACGCCGAGCTGAAGTCGGGCAACTGGCGCGGCGACTACTACGCCTACGAGAACGCCGGCATCGAGCTGGACGGCGCCACCGTCGGCCTCGTCGGCTACGGCGCCATCGGCAAGATCGTGGCCCGGGTGCTCAAGGCGTTCGGCTCGCGCGTGCTGGTCGCCGACCCGTTCGTCAAGGCCGAGGACGCCGCGCGGGACGGCGTCGAGCTGGTGGCGCTGGACGACCTGCTGCGCCGCAGCTCGGTGGTCAGCCTGCACGCCCGGCTGACGCCGGAGACCGAGAACCTGCTCAACGCCGACAACCTCGAGCTGCTGCCGGACGGCGCGGTGCTGGTCAACTCCGCGCGCGGCGGGCTGCTGGACTACCAGCCGCTGCCCGAGATGCTGAAGTCCGGCCGGCTCGGCGCGCTGGCGGTCGACGTCTACGACATCGAGCCGCCGCCCCGCGAGTGGCCGCTGTTCGACGCGCCGAACGTCATCACCACCCCGCACCTGGCCGGTGCCACCCGGCAGACCGCGCACCGCGCGGCGCAGATCGTGGCCGGCGAGGTCGCGCGGTTCCTCGACGGCGCGCGGCCCCGCTTCGTGGCCAATCCGGACGTGCTGGCCCAGTTCGAAGGTCTGCGGCCATGA
- a CDS encoding HAD family hydrolase has product MTQPEGSNGAHRAVVFDMDGVLVESEHLWERMWAKFAAARGKTWTAEQTRQVQGMSAPEWSAFLAEFAGAAESAEATEKIVVDDMIAALDGGEIELLPGSARMVVDAAARAPIALASSAPRRLIDAVLDRHGLTQHFSATVSSAEVPRGKPSPDVYLAAAEKLGQDPTLCLAVEDSSNGLRAAAAAGMTVVAIPNADYPPAEDALAGASYIASDLDDVRQRLVSSLPEPVGS; this is encoded by the coding sequence ATGACCCAGCCCGAGGGGTCGAACGGCGCCCACCGCGCGGTCGTGTTCGACATGGACGGCGTCCTGGTCGAGAGCGAACACCTGTGGGAGCGGATGTGGGCCAAGTTCGCCGCCGCTCGCGGGAAGACCTGGACCGCGGAGCAGACCCGGCAGGTCCAGGGCATGAGCGCCCCGGAGTGGTCGGCCTTCCTCGCCGAGTTCGCCGGTGCCGCCGAGTCCGCCGAGGCCACCGAGAAGATCGTGGTCGACGACATGATCGCGGCGCTCGACGGCGGCGAGATCGAGCTCCTGCCGGGGTCGGCCCGGATGGTCGTCGACGCCGCCGCCCGCGCCCCGATCGCGCTCGCCTCCTCCGCGCCGCGTCGCCTGATCGACGCCGTGCTGGACCGCCACGGCCTCACCCAGCACTTCAGCGCCACCGTCTCCAGCGCCGAGGTGCCCAGGGGCAAGCCCAGCCCCGACGTGTACCTGGCCGCCGCCGAGAAGCTGGGGCAGGACCCGACGCTGTGCCTGGCGGTCGAGGACTCCAGCAACGGGTTGCGCGCCGCGGCGGCCGCTGGGATGACCGTGGTGGCCATCCCCAACGCCGACTACCCCCCGGCGGAGGACGCACTGGCCGGTGCCAGCTACATCGCCTCGGACCTCGACGACGTGCGGCAGCGCCTGGTGAGCTCGTTGCCGGAACCGGTCGGCAGCTGA
- a CDS encoding DeoR/GlpR family DNA-binding transcription regulator produces the protein MASAPKKQSPRLLRQQKIIDHVVAQGFASAAELSELTGVSLMTVHRDLDDLVTRGLLRKYHGGVSAQPSTVFESSSDFRLHTHTREKDALAREALKFLTPGTSVMLDDSTTALALARLLPDVGPLTVVSNYRQVQETLRDVPDIRLIGLGGEYSRTHDSYLGLPCQEMINAFSVDIVFMSTSAMNARLTYHQEQEIVLVKRAMLASATTKVLMMDASKVARSALHQFAPVSAFDHVLLAGDLDPALVEEMREETDVRLAPLD, from the coding sequence ATGGCGTCCGCACCGAAGAAGCAGTCCCCCCGACTCCTGCGCCAGCAGAAGATCATCGACCACGTGGTCGCGCAGGGTTTCGCCAGCGCAGCGGAGCTGTCCGAGCTGACCGGCGTCAGCCTGATGACGGTGCACCGCGACCTGGACGACCTCGTCACCCGGGGCCTGCTGCGCAAGTACCACGGCGGCGTCTCCGCCCAGCCGTCCACCGTGTTCGAGAGCAGCTCGGACTTCCGGCTGCACACCCACACCCGCGAGAAGGACGCGCTGGCCAGGGAGGCGCTGAAGTTCCTCACGCCCGGCACGTCGGTGATGCTCGACGACTCCACCACCGCGCTCGCGCTCGCCCGGCTGCTGCCCGACGTCGGCCCGCTGACCGTGGTCAGCAACTACCGGCAGGTGCAGGAGACGCTGCGCGACGTGCCGGACATCCGGCTGATCGGCCTCGGCGGCGAGTACTCCCGCACCCACGACTCCTACCTGGGGCTGCCCTGCCAGGAGATGATCAACGCCTTCTCGGTGGACATCGTCTTCATGTCCACCTCGGCGATGAACGCGCGGCTGACCTACCACCAGGAGCAGGAGATCGTGCTGGTCAAGCGGGCGATGCTGGCCAGCGCCACGACCAAGGTGCTGATGATGGACGCCAGCAAGGTGGCCCGCTCGGCGCTGCACCAGTTCGCCCCGGTCAGCGCCTTCGACCACGTCCTGCTGGCCGGCGACCTGGACCCCGCCCTGGTGGAGGAGATGCGCGAGGAGACCGACGTGCGCCTGGCCCCGCTGGACTGA
- a CDS encoding MFS transporter, with translation MSRETTAEAEAHRPASRLDRIGIPKPLFWGFVAVLIFMIGDGVETTFLSDYLQQPEGGGLPGSTAAFATVTIYGVAAMIASWLSGTLSSIWGPRRVMWLGGAWWVLFELLFLYVALPSKDATLIVATYGIRGFAYPLFAFAFLVWVQIASPVKMRGSVAGWFWFAFTGGLPTLGAALAAVAMGGFGLSQHGTLVLSLVVVAIGVVIGSVAVREEHGLRPIADETVENPRSLKRLAEGVDILWRDRRTLAGGLIRIANTAPQYGFFAMFPFVLGPATPGGGFLTSAEVATLASISYGANIAANLFFGVFADRFGWRRTITWFGCVGCAIATPLWYFAAVTTQSFAVTATFGVVYGLLLAGFVPLSALMPSMVAPKDKGAALAILNFGAGGAAFVGPVVVTVLFPLVGGGGVAIAFSVIYLLVALLSLKVKDPSDPGEARRQRAAAEPVRSAA, from the coding sequence ATGTCCCGAGAGACCACAGCGGAGGCCGAGGCGCACCGCCCGGCCAGCAGGCTCGACCGCATCGGCATCCCCAAGCCCCTGTTCTGGGGCTTCGTCGCCGTGCTGATCTTCATGATCGGTGACGGCGTCGAGACCACCTTCCTCTCGGACTACCTGCAGCAGCCGGAGGGGGGCGGGCTGCCCGGTTCGACCGCGGCCTTCGCCACGGTCACCATCTACGGCGTCGCGGCGATGATCGCGTCATGGCTGTCCGGGACGCTCTCGTCGATCTGGGGCCCGCGCCGCGTGATGTGGCTCGGCGGCGCCTGGTGGGTCCTGTTCGAGCTGCTGTTCCTGTACGTGGCGCTGCCCTCGAAGGACGCCACGCTGATCGTGGCCACCTACGGCATCCGCGGCTTCGCCTACCCGCTGTTCGCCTTCGCGTTCCTGGTGTGGGTGCAGATCGCCAGCCCGGTCAAGATGCGCGGTTCGGTCGCCGGCTGGTTCTGGTTCGCCTTCACCGGCGGCCTGCCGACCCTGGGCGCGGCGCTGGCCGCGGTCGCGATGGGCGGCTTCGGCCTGAGCCAGCACGGCACGCTGGTGCTGTCGCTGGTCGTGGTCGCCATCGGTGTGGTCATCGGCAGCGTCGCCGTCCGCGAGGAGCACGGCCTGCGGCCGATCGCGGACGAGACCGTCGAGAACCCGCGCAGCCTCAAGCGGCTCGCCGAGGGCGTGGACATCCTCTGGCGCGACCGCCGCACCCTGGCCGGCGGCCTGATCCGCATCGCCAACACCGCCCCGCAGTACGGCTTCTTCGCGATGTTCCCGTTCGTGCTGGGCCCGGCCACGCCGGGCGGTGGGTTCCTCACCTCCGCCGAGGTCGCGACGCTGGCCTCGATCAGCTACGGCGCCAACATCGCCGCGAACCTGTTCTTCGGCGTCTTCGCCGACCGCTTCGGCTGGCGGCGCACCATCACCTGGTTCGGCTGCGTGGGCTGCGCCATCGCGACCCCGCTCTGGTACTTCGCCGCGGTGACCACCCAGAGCTTCGCGGTGACGGCCACCTTCGGCGTGGTCTACGGCCTGCTGCTGGCCGGGTTCGTCCCGCTGTCGGCGCTGATGCCGTCGATGGTCGCCCCCAAGGACAAGGGCGCCGCCCTGGCCATCCTGAACTTCGGCGCCGGTGGTGCCGCGTTCGTCGGCCCGGTCGTGGTCACCGTGCTGTTCCCGCTGGTCGGCGGCGGCGGTGTGGCGATCGCGTTCAGCGTGATCTACCTCCTGGTGGCGCTGCTGAGCCTGAAGGTCAAGGACCCGTCGGACCCCGGCGAGGCGCGCAGGCAGCGCGCGGCGGCGGAGCCCGTGCGGTCCGCGGCCTGA